A single region of the Streptomyces sp. NBC_01803 genome encodes:
- a CDS encoding FtsW/RodA/SpoVE family cell cycle protein: protein MSVHTLTLPAQRGGAWRRLSARDSAARRVDWVLLLAAAALSVLGLLLIYSATRNRTEITNGDPQYFLIRQVINLAVGIALALGVMWLGHHRLRSAVPFFFAFSMGAMLLVFSPLGTEINGQRAWLSVGGYTLQPGEFAKVAITLGMALILAAQVDAGDSERPGSRAIWQSLALAAAPLAIVVIDDMGMAMVLSVIVLGILLASGAPLRWSIGLILAGVAAAVLVWTLGVLDQYQLDRFAAFADPSRDPSGVGYNTNQARIAIGSGGLNGTGLFHGTQTTGQFVPEQHTDFIFTVAGEELGFLGAGGIILLVGLILWRALRIARGATDLYSTIIAAGIVAWFAFQCFENIGMALGIMPVAGVPLPFLSYGGTAMFASWIGIGLLQSVRMKRPLSAA, encoded by the coding sequence GTGAGCGTTCACACCCTGACCCTGCCCGCGCAGCGCGGCGGCGCCTGGCGCCGGCTCTCCGCGCGGGACTCCGCGGCGCGCCGCGTCGACTGGGTGCTGCTGCTGGCCGCCGCGGCGCTGTCCGTCCTCGGCCTGCTGCTGATCTACTCCGCCACGCGCAACCGCACGGAGATAACCAACGGCGACCCGCAGTACTTCCTGATACGCCAGGTGATCAACCTGGCCGTCGGCATCGCGCTCGCCCTCGGCGTGATGTGGCTCGGCCACCACCGGCTGCGCAGCGCGGTCCCGTTCTTCTTCGCCTTCTCCATGGGCGCGATGCTCCTGGTGTTCAGCCCCCTCGGCACCGAGATCAACGGCCAGCGCGCCTGGCTGTCGGTCGGCGGCTACACCCTGCAGCCCGGCGAGTTCGCCAAGGTCGCCATCACCCTCGGCATGGCCCTGATCCTCGCCGCGCAGGTCGACGCCGGGGACAGCGAGCGGCCCGGCAGCCGTGCGATCTGGCAGTCCCTGGCCCTGGCCGCCGCGCCGCTGGCCATCGTGGTCATCGACGACATGGGCATGGCCATGGTGCTCAGCGTCATCGTGCTGGGCATCCTGCTCGCCTCGGGCGCGCCGCTGCGCTGGTCCATCGGGCTCATCCTGGCCGGGGTGGCGGCGGCGGTGCTCGTCTGGACCCTCGGCGTCCTCGACCAGTACCAGCTCGACCGCTTCGCGGCGTTCGCCGACCCGTCCCGCGACCCGTCCGGCGTCGGGTACAACACCAACCAGGCCCGTATCGCCATCGGCTCCGGCGGGCTCAACGGCACCGGGCTCTTCCACGGCACCCAGACCACCGGCCAGTTCGTGCCCGAACAGCACACCGACTTCATCTTCACCGTGGCCGGCGAGGAGCTGGGCTTCCTCGGCGCCGGCGGGATCATCCTGCTGGTCGGCCTCATCCTGTGGCGGGCCCTGCGCATCGCGCGCGGCGCGACCGACCTCTACAGCACGATCATCGCGGCCGGGATCGTCGCCTGGTTCGCGTTCCAGTGCTTCGAGAACATCGGCATGGCGCTGGGCATCATGCCGGTCGCGGGCGTCCCGCTGCCGTTCCTCTCCTACGGGGGTACCGCGATGTTCGCCTCCTGGATCGGCATAGGGCTGCTCCAGTCCGTGCGCATGAAACGACCGTTGTCCGCCGCTTGA
- a CDS encoding TIGR03960 family B12-binding radical SAM protein — protein sequence MPVESVFPRLEALLPHIQKPIQYVGGELNSTVKDWDACDVRWSLMYPDAYEVGLPNQGVMILYEVLNEREGVLAERTYSVWPDLEKLMREHGVPQFTVDAHRPVGAFDLLGVSFSTELGYTNLLTALDLAGVPIEAKERTEDHPVVVAGGHAAFNPEPIADFIDCAVLGDGEQAVLEITDVVRAWKGEGRPGGREELLLRLARTGGVYVPCFYDVEYLPDGRIARVVPNRSGVPWRVAKHTVMDLDEWPYPKQPLVPLAETVHERMSVEIFRGCTRGCRFCQAGMITRPVRERSITGIGDMVDRGLKATGFEEVGLLSLSSADHSEIAEVAKGLADRYEEDKIGLSLPSTRVDAFNIDLANELTRNGRRSGLTFAPEGGSERIRKVINKMVSEEDLIRTVATAYGNGWRQVKLYFMCGLPTETDEDVLRIAEMATKVIAKGREVSGSNDIRCTVSIGGFVPKPHTPFQWAPQLSAEETDARLAKLREAIRGDKRYGRSIGFRYHDGKPGTVEGLLSRGDRRVGAVIRAVYEAGGRFDGWREFFSYDQWMACAGPALEPFGVDVAWYTTRERGYEEVLPWDHLDSGLDKDWLWEDWQDALDETEVEDCRWTPCFDCGVCPQFDTWPQTGPTGKKLLPLTVVK from the coding sequence ATGCCTGTCGAGTCGGTCTTTCCGCGCCTGGAGGCCCTCCTCCCGCACATCCAGAAGCCGATCCAGTACGTCGGCGGAGAGCTCAACTCCACGGTGAAGGACTGGGACGCCTGCGACGTCCGCTGGTCGCTGATGTACCCCGACGCCTACGAGGTGGGGCTGCCCAATCAGGGCGTCATGATCCTCTACGAGGTGCTCAACGAGCGCGAGGGCGTCCTCGCCGAGCGCACCTACAGCGTCTGGCCCGACCTGGAGAAGCTGATGCGCGAGCACGGCGTCCCGCAGTTCACGGTGGACGCGCACCGGCCGGTGGGCGCCTTCGACCTGCTCGGCGTCTCGTTCTCCACCGAGCTCGGCTACACCAACCTGCTGACCGCGCTCGACCTGGCCGGTGTGCCGATCGAGGCGAAGGAGCGCACCGAGGACCACCCGGTGGTGGTCGCCGGCGGGCACGCCGCGTTCAACCCCGAGCCCATCGCGGACTTCATCGACTGCGCCGTCCTGGGCGACGGCGAGCAGGCGGTGTTGGAGATCACCGATGTCGTGCGGGCCTGGAAGGGGGAGGGCCGCCCCGGCGGGCGCGAGGAGCTGCTGCTGCGCCTGGCGCGGACCGGCGGGGTGTACGTGCCGTGCTTCTACGACGTGGAGTACCTGCCGGACGGCCGGATCGCGCGCGTCGTGCCGAACCGGTCGGGGGTGCCGTGGCGGGTCGCCAAGCACACCGTGATGGACCTGGACGAGTGGCCGTATCCGAAGCAGCCGCTGGTGCCGCTGGCGGAGACGGTGCACGAGCGGATGTCGGTGGAGATCTTCCGCGGCTGCACGCGCGGCTGCCGGTTCTGCCAGGCGGGCATGATCACGCGGCCGGTGCGGGAGCGTTCGATCACCGGCATCGGTGACATGGTCGACCGGGGGCTGAAGGCCACCGGCTTCGAGGAGGTCGGCCTGCTGTCGCTGTCGTCCGCCGACCACAGCGAGATCGCGGAGGTCGCCAAGGGCCTGGCCGACCGGTACGAGGAGGACAAGATCGGCCTGTCGCTCCCCTCGACCCGGGTCGACGCCTTCAACATCGACCTGGCCAACGAGTTGACGCGCAACGGCCGCCGCTCGGGTCTCACGTTCGCCCCGGAGGGCGGCAGCGAGCGGATCCGCAAGGTGATCAACAAGATGGTCTCCGAGGAGGACCTGATCCGCACGGTCGCCACCGCCTACGGCAACGGCTGGCGGCAGGTGAAGCTCTACTTCATGTGCGGGCTGCCGACCGAGACCGACGAGGACGTGCTGCGGATCGCGGAGATGGCGACCAAGGTCATCGCCAAGGGCCGCGAGGTCTCCGGCTCCAACGACATCCGCTGCACGGTCTCCATCGGGGGCTTCGTGCCCAAGCCGCACACGCCGTTCCAGTGGGCGCCGCAGCTCTCCGCCGAGGAGACCGACGCCCGGCTGGCCAAGCTGCGGGAGGCGATCCGCGGCGACAAGCGGTACGGCCGTTCCATCGGCTTCCGGTACCACGACGGCAAGCCCGGCACGGTCGAGGGCCTGCTCTCGCGCGGCGACCGGCGGGTGGGCGCGGTGATCCGCGCGGTGTACGAGGCGGGCGGCCGGTTCGACGGCTGGCGCGAGTTCTTCTCCTACGACCAGTGGATGGCCTGCGCCGGGCCCGCGCTGGAGCCGTTCGGCGTGGACGTGGCCTGGTACACGACGCGGGAGCGCGGGTACGAGGAGGTCCTGCCCTGGGACCACCTCGACTCGGGTCTGGACAAGGACTGGCTGTGGGAGGACTGGCAGGACGCGCTCGACGAGACGGAGGTCGAGGACTGCCGCTGGACGCCGTGCTTCGACTGCGGCGTGTGCCCGCAGTTCGATACCTGGCCACAGACGGGGCCCACGGGGAAGAAGCTGCTGCCGCTGACGGTCGTGAAGTGA
- a CDS encoding GNAT family N-acetyltransferase — protein MPELVVPTTAVHVSFLEAVEEFTAEGRGTLQDNSMLGRDIAVYGPRWREPAAFAEYVERTIADARKNSPRPQGFVPSTILWYVAGDTFLGRLSIRHRLTRRLLDWGGLIGYDVRPSARRRGHATAMLRESLPVARALGHERVLVTCDHDNVASRKVIEACGGVFEDQRAEKLRYWIAAPEEAADGGSVA, from the coding sequence ATGCCGGAGCTCGTCGTCCCCACCACCGCCGTCCACGTCTCGTTCCTGGAGGCGGTCGAGGAGTTCACGGCGGAGGGGCGGGGCACCCTCCAGGACAACTCGATGCTGGGCCGCGATATCGCGGTCTACGGGCCGCGCTGGCGGGAGCCGGCGGCGTTCGCGGAGTACGTCGAGCGAACGATCGCGGACGCCCGGAAGAACAGTCCGCGCCCGCAGGGGTTCGTGCCCTCCACGATCCTGTGGTACGTGGCGGGGGACACCTTCCTCGGGCGGCTGTCCATCCGGCACCGGCTCACCCGCCGGCTGCTGGACTGGGGCGGCCTGATCGGCTACGACGTCCGCCCTTCCGCCCGCCGCCGCGGCCACGCCACGGCGATGCTGCGCGAATCCCTCCCGGTCGCCCGCGCCTTGGGCCACGAGCGGGTGCTGGTCACCTGCGACCATGACAACGTCGCCTCCCGCAAGGTCATCGAGGCGTGCGGGGGAGTCTTCGAGGACCAGCGGGCGGAGAAGCTGCGCTACTGGATAGCGGCGCCGGAGGAGGCGGCGGACGGCGGGTCGGTGGCCTGA
- a CDS encoding TIGR03936 family radical SAM-associated protein: protein MRYTKRGRLRFTSHRDFQRAFERALRRAEVPMAYSAGFTPHPKVSYANAAPTGTASEAEYLEIALAERRDIAELRARLDESLPDGLDIADAVEALTGDFAEQLAASYWELRLDRVAPAEAEVAVKAFLAAEAVEVRRQTKKGLRTFDARAAVVSLAVPPSEELSAGSRGPHPLPCAILRLVVRHLTPAVRPDDVLSGLRATADLAPPVPAAVTRLAQGPLDEETGTVTDPFAPDREAAGAASTKVAGQRAAAVPGVIV from the coding sequence ATGCGGTATACCAAGCGCGGGCGCCTGCGGTTCACCAGCCACCGCGACTTCCAGCGTGCCTTCGAACGCGCGCTGCGCCGGGCCGAGGTGCCCATGGCGTACTCCGCCGGATTCACCCCGCACCCGAAGGTCAGTTACGCGAACGCCGCGCCGACCGGTACGGCGAGCGAGGCGGAGTATCTGGAGATCGCCCTGGCCGAGCGCCGGGACATCGCGGAGCTGCGGGCGCGGCTCGACGAGTCGCTGCCGGACGGCCTCGACATCGCCGACGCCGTCGAGGCCCTTACCGGTGACTTCGCCGAGCAGCTCGCGGCGTCCTACTGGGAGCTGCGGCTGGACCGCGTGGCGCCGGCCGAGGCCGAGGTCGCCGTCAAGGCGTTCCTGGCCGCGGAGGCCGTCGAGGTGCGGCGGCAGACGAAGAAGGGCCTGCGCACGTTCGACGCCCGCGCGGCGGTCGTATCGCTCGCCGTGCCGCCCTCCGAGGAGCTGTCGGCAGGGTCCCGTGGGCCACACCCCCTCCCTTGTGCGATACTGCGGCTGGTAGTACGGCACCTCACACCTGCCGTGCGACCCGACGACGTCCTGTCCGGTCTCCGCGCTACGGCCGACCTGGCGCCGCCGGTCCCCGCAGCGGTGACCAGGCTGGCGCAGGGGCCGCTCGATGAGGAGACCGGTACGGTGACCGACCCGTTCGCGCCTGACCGCGAAGCTGCCGGGGCCGCCTCGACCAAGGTCGCCGGGCAGCGGGCTGCGGCGGTGCCGGGGGTCATCGTTTAG
- a CDS encoding Rne/Rng family ribonuclease: MQEPNESAEADGAGRIENQTTTTTTPSDTLPPRRRRAASRPAGPPAAAEPSAEAADTPEPRKRRRVTRVASAAEAAEAPEAAAEAPEAIAGAEEAPAAPPRRRRRATAAATAPETAAEAAPVAEVEPEPESEPAPPRRRRRATSARTAPEPEAAAPEAEPEPEPAPPRKRRRATRAEAAPEPVEAAPETAAEAAPVAEVEPEPESEPAPPRRRRRATSARTAPEPEAAAPEAEPEPEPAPPRKRRRATRAEAEAAPEAVETDESTVPLPPVVPVATTAVFQAPVFQPPMFQTPQRAAEEAVREAAPAEAEEDEQDVEELDDIIGIADEEDEEDEAQADRPARRRRRGGRRRRRGETAERAAEAAAGGEEEAEADLGIEEEPEAAAEAAEGPDEPQEEGAGSRRRRRRRRRNGDAAEGAESGAPGEDPERTVVKVREPRRRREEAIESSDGVQSIKGSTRLEAKKQRRREGREQGRRRAPIITEAEFLARRESVERVMVVRQSGERTQIAVLEDNVLVEHFVNKEQSSSYVGNVYLGKVQNVLPSMEAAFVDIGKGRNAVLYAGEVNFEALGMGHGPRRIESALKSGQPVLVQVTKDPMGHKGARLTSQISLPGRYLVYVPEGSMTGISRKLPDTERARLKQILKKIVPEDAGVIVRTAAEGASEDELTRDVERLQAQWADIQKKAKKGNAPTLLYGEPDMTVRVVRDIFNEDFSKVIVSGDEAWETIHGYVAHVAPDLGERLQRWTSDVDVFATYRIDEQLMKALDRKVWLPSGGSLVIDRTEAMVVVDVNTGRFTGQGGNLEETVTRNNLEAAEEIVRQLRLRDLGGIIVIDFIDMVLESNRDLVLRRLLECLGRDRTKHQVAEVTSLGLVQMTRKRVGQGLLESFSEPCVHCNGRGVIVHVEHVHAPVGGGGGKKGRKRGKAAAEEPQPLLEPLETEEPVEPIVHAAMVDRMEPVEPVDAEPADERVEAVEVVEPAAEAAGTRPEPEPEPAPEPRRRRRVSRKVSAPAGPPKTAAAEAEDAAVTVVTAEPSPEPEIPAAATPAAPAEAAAPEPTAEKAEPAPAPARRRGSRKVTVPAGAPKAAEEPEVLVVAPAEPPAGAVAPEPTAETPEPVVAAAPPRRRAVRRASAPAGSPEGATEAVVTVVTAGPAKKAPAKKAAKKAPAKKTAKKAATKKAAKKAPTKKAAKATAAAEQPQPPSVSASTED; encoded by the coding sequence ATGCAAGAGCCCAACGAGTCCGCGGAAGCGGACGGTGCCGGCCGCATCGAGAACCAGACCACCACAACGACTACACCGAGTGACACCTTGCCGCCGCGCCGTCGGCGCGCGGCATCCCGCCCGGCCGGACCACCGGCCGCCGCGGAGCCGTCCGCCGAAGCGGCGGACACGCCTGAGCCGCGCAAGCGCCGTCGTGTGACGCGCGTGGCGTCGGCCGCGGAGGCCGCCGAGGCGCCCGAGGCCGCGGCAGAGGCGCCCGAGGCGATCGCCGGAGCGGAAGAGGCCCCGGCCGCTCCGCCGCGCAGGCGGCGTCGCGCCACCGCCGCGGCGACGGCGCCCGAGACGGCCGCCGAGGCCGCTCCGGTGGCCGAGGTGGAGCCGGAGCCCGAGTCGGAGCCCGCTCCGCCGCGCCGCAGGCGTCGTGCGACGAGTGCCCGGACGGCGCCGGAGCCGGAGGCCGCCGCGCCCGAGGCCGAGCCGGAGCCTGAGCCCGCCCCGCCGCGCAAGCGCCGCCGTGCGACGCGGGCCGAGGCCGCGCCCGAGCCGGTGGAGGCGGCGCCCGAGACGGCCGCCGAGGCCGCTCCGGTGGCCGAGGTGGAGCCGGAGCCCGAGTCGGAGCCCGCTCCGCCGCGCCGCAGGCGTCGTGCGACGAGTGCCCGGACGGCGCCGGAGCCGGAGGCCGCCGCGCCCGAGGCCGAGCCGGAGCCTGAGCCCGCCCCGCCGCGCAAGCGCCGCCGTGCGACGCGGGCCGAGGCGGAGGCGGCCCCCGAGGCCGTCGAGACCGACGAGAGCACCGTTCCGCTGCCGCCCGTCGTGCCGGTGGCGACGACCGCCGTCTTCCAGGCGCCGGTCTTCCAGCCGCCCATGTTCCAGACGCCGCAGCGTGCCGCCGAGGAGGCCGTGCGCGAGGCCGCCCCCGCCGAGGCGGAGGAGGACGAGCAGGACGTCGAGGAACTCGACGACATCATCGGCATCGCCGACGAGGAGGACGAGGAGGACGAGGCTCAGGCCGACCGTCCGGCGCGCCGCCGCCGCCGGGGTGGCCGCAGGCGCCGCCGCGGGGAGACCGCGGAGCGCGCCGCCGAGGCCGCCGCCGGGGGCGAGGAGGAGGCCGAGGCCGACCTCGGCATCGAGGAGGAGCCGGAGGCCGCCGCCGAGGCCGCCGAGGGACCGGACGAGCCGCAGGAGGAGGGCGCGGGCTCCCGCCGTCGCCGTCGCCGCCGGCGGCGCAACGGGGACGCCGCCGAGGGTGCCGAGTCCGGCGCGCCCGGCGAGGACCCGGAGCGCACGGTCGTCAAGGTCCGCGAGCCGCGCCGCAGGCGCGAGGAGGCGATCGAGAGCTCGGACGGCGTGCAGTCCATCAAGGGCTCCACCCGTCTGGAGGCGAAGAAGCAGCGCCGCCGCGAGGGCCGCGAGCAGGGCCGCCGCCGGGCGCCGATCATCACCGAGGCCGAGTTCCTGGCACGCCGGGAGTCGGTCGAGCGGGTGATGGTGGTGCGGCAGAGCGGCGAGCGCACCCAGATCGCGGTTCTTGAGGACAACGTGCTGGTCGAGCACTTCGTCAACAAGGAGCAGTCGTCCTCCTACGTCGGCAACGTCTACCTCGGCAAGGTGCAGAACGTGCTGCCCTCGATGGAGGCGGCGTTCGTCGACATCGGCAAGGGCCGCAACGCGGTGCTCTACGCCGGTGAGGTGAACTTCGAGGCGCTCGGCATGGGCCACGGCCCGCGCCGTATCGAGTCGGCGCTGAAGTCCGGGCAGCCGGTCCTCGTGCAGGTGACCAAGGACCCGATGGGCCATAAGGGCGCCCGGCTGACCAGCCAGATCTCGCTGCCCGGCCGGTATCTCGTCTACGTCCCCGAGGGGTCGATGACGGGCATCAGCCGCAAGCTGCCCGACACCGAGCGGGCCCGGCTGAAGCAGATCCTGAAGAAGATCGTCCCCGAGGACGCGGGCGTCATCGTGCGCACCGCCGCCGAGGGCGCGAGCGAGGACGAGCTGACCCGCGACGTCGAGCGGCTCCAGGCGCAGTGGGCCGATATCCAGAAGAAGGCCAAGAAGGGCAACGCCCCGACGCTGCTGTACGGCGAGCCGGACATGACCGTCCGGGTGGTCCGCGACATCTTCAACGAGGACTTCTCGAAGGTGATCGTCAGCGGCGACGAAGCCTGGGAGACCATCCACGGCTATGTCGCGCACGTGGCGCCCGACCTCGGCGAGCGGCTCCAGCGGTGGACCTCGGACGTGGACGTGTTCGCCACGTACCGGATCGACGAGCAGCTCATGAAAGCCCTGGACCGGAAGGTGTGGCTGCCCAGCGGCGGTTCGCTGGTGATCGACCGGACCGAGGCGATGGTCGTGGTCGACGTGAACACCGGCCGCTTCACCGGGCAGGGCGGCAACCTGGAGGAGACCGTCACCAGGAACAACCTGGAGGCGGCCGAGGAGATCGTGCGCCAGCTGAGGCTGCGCGACCTCGGCGGCATCATCGTGATCGACTTCATCGACATGGTGCTGGAGTCCAACCGGGATCTCGTCCTGCGGCGGCTGCTGGAGTGCCTGGGCCGGGACCGTACCAAGCACCAGGTGGCCGAGGTCACCTCGCTGGGCCTGGTCCAGATGACGCGGAAGCGGGTCGGACAGGGGCTGCTGGAGTCGTTCTCCGAGCCGTGCGTGCACTGCAACGGCCGGGGCGTCATCGTGCACGTGGAGCACGTGCACGCGCCGGTCGGCGGCGGGGGCGGCAAGAAGGGCCGCAAGCGGGGCAAGGCGGCGGCCGAGGAGCCGCAGCCGCTCCTGGAGCCGCTGGAGACCGAGGAGCCCGTCGAGCCGATCGTGCACGCCGCGATGGTGGACAGGATGGAGCCCGTCGAGCCGGTGGACGCCGAGCCGGCCGACGAGCGGGTCGAGGCCGTGGAGGTCGTGGAGCCCGCCGCCGAGGCGGCGGGGACGCGGCCCGAGCCCGAGCCCGAGCCCGCTCCCGAGCCGCGCAGGCGCCGCCGGGTCAGCCGCAAGGTGAGCGCGCCCGCCGGTCCGCCGAAGACGGCGGCGGCCGAGGCGGAGGACGCGGCCGTGACCGTGGTCACCGCCGAGCCGTCCCCGGAGCCGGAGATCCCGGCGGCGGCGACACCGGCCGCGCCGGCCGAGGCCGCCGCGCCGGAGCCGACCGCCGAGAAAGCGGAGCCCGCCCCCGCGCCCGCGCGGCGCCGGGGGAGCCGTAAGGTCACCGTCCCGGCCGGGGCGCCCAAGGCGGCCGAGGAGCCGGAGGTGCTGGTCGTCGCTCCCGCCGAGCCGCCGGCCGGGGCCGTCGCGCCCGAGCCGACCGCGGAGACGCCCGAGCCGGTGGTCGCCGCCGCGCCGCCGCGCCGTCGCGCGGTGCGCCGGGCGTCGGCCCCGGCGGGGTCGCCGGAGGGTGCCACGGAGGCGGTCGTGACCGTCGTCACGGCCGGGCCCGCGAAGAAGGCTCCGGCCAAGAAGGCGGCGAAGAAGGCTCCGGCCAAGAAGACCGCCAAGAAGGCCGCGACCAAGAAGGCGGCGAAGAAGGCCCCCACCAAGAAGGCGGCCAAGGCCACCGCGGCGGCGGAGCAGCCGCAGCCGCCGTCGGTGTCCGCGTCGACCGAGGACTGA
- the rplU gene encoding 50S ribosomal protein L21 has protein sequence MYAIVRTGGRQQKVSVGDVIEVDRISTSEVGDTVELSTLLVVDGETVTSDPWVLAGVKVRAEVLDHHKGDKIRIQKFKNKTGYRRRMGHRQLHTALKVTEIPAPAAK, from the coding sequence GTGTACGCGATCGTGCGCACCGGCGGTCGTCAGCAGAAGGTTTCTGTGGGCGACGTCATCGAGGTTGACCGGATTTCCACCAGCGAGGTCGGCGACACCGTCGAGCTCTCCACCCTGCTCGTCGTGGACGGCGAGACCGTCACCAGCGACCCGTGGGTGCTGGCGGGCGTGAAGGTCAGGGCCGAGGTCCTCGACCACCACAAGGGTGACAAGATCCGGATCCAGAAGTTCAAGAACAAGACCGGTTACCGTCGGAGGATGGGCCACCGTCAGCTCCACACCGCGCTGAAGGTCACCGAGATCCCCGCCCCGGCCGCGAAGTAA
- the rpmA gene encoding 50S ribosomal protein L27: protein MAHKKGASSTRNGRDSNPQYLGVKRFGGQLVNAGEILIRQRGTHFHPGKGVGRGSDDTLFALQAGTVQFGRSRDRKVVNIVPVAVAVAE from the coding sequence ATGGCACACAAGAAGGGCGCGTCGTCCACCCGGAACGGCCGCGACTCCAACCCCCAGTACCTCGGCGTGAAGCGCTTCGGCGGTCAGCTCGTCAACGCTGGTGAGATCCTCATCCGGCAGCGGGGCACGCACTTCCACCCCGGCAAGGGTGTGGGCCGCGGCAGCGACGACACGCTGTTCGCGCTCCAGGCCGGCACCGTGCAGTTCGGCCGGTCCCGTGACCGCAAGGTCGTGAACATCGTGCCGGTCGCCGTCGCCGTCGCCGAGTAG
- the obgE gene encoding GTPase ObgE, with protein MTTFVDRVELYVAAGNGGHGCASVHREKFKPLGGPDGGDGGRGGNVVLVVDPDVTTLLEYHHRPHRKATNGKPGAGGNRTGADGQDLLLPVPDGTVVLGNDGEVLADLVGAGTTFVAGQGGRGGLGNAALASPRRKAPGFALLGEPGDARDIVLELKTVADVALVGYPSAGKSSLISVLSAAKPKIADYPFTTLVPNLGVVTAGTTVYTMADVPGLIPGASQGKGLGLEFLRHVERCSVLVHVLDCATLESDRDPLTDLDVIEDELAQYGGLDNRPRLVVLNKTDIPEGQDLAEIVRPDLEARGLRVFEVSAVSRKGLKDLSYALAARVAEARAAKPKETTTRVVIRPKAVDDAGFTVTMEGEGLYRVRGDKPERWVRQTDFTNDEAVGYLADRLNRLGVEEELLKAGAREGDGVAIGGDDDAVVFDWEPSMTGGAEMLGRRGEDHRMTPLRPAASRRRDREAQRLDEAQREFEEFTPFD; from the coding sequence ATGACCACCTTCGTCGACCGCGTCGAGCTGTACGTCGCCGCGGGTAACGGGGGCCACGGCTGTGCCTCCGTGCACCGGGAGAAGTTCAAGCCGCTGGGCGGCCCGGACGGCGGTGACGGCGGGCGCGGCGGGAACGTGGTGCTCGTCGTGGACCCGGACGTGACCACGTTGCTGGAGTACCACCACCGGCCGCACCGCAAGGCCACCAATGGCAAGCCGGGCGCCGGCGGCAATCGCACGGGCGCGGACGGGCAGGACCTGCTGCTGCCGGTGCCGGACGGCACCGTCGTGCTGGGCAACGACGGCGAGGTGCTGGCCGACCTGGTCGGCGCGGGCACCACGTTCGTCGCCGGCCAGGGCGGCCGGGGCGGGCTGGGGAACGCGGCGCTCGCCTCGCCGCGGCGCAAGGCGCCGGGCTTCGCGCTGCTCGGGGAGCCGGGCGACGCGCGGGACATCGTCCTGGAGCTGAAGACGGTCGCGGACGTGGCGCTGGTCGGCTATCCCAGCGCGGGCAAGTCCTCGCTGATCTCGGTGCTGTCGGCGGCCAAGCCGAAGATCGCGGACTACCCGTTCACCACGCTGGTGCCCAACCTCGGCGTGGTGACGGCCGGTACGACCGTCTACACCATGGCGGACGTTCCCGGGCTGATCCCGGGTGCCAGCCAGGGCAAGGGCCTGGGCCTGGAGTTCCTGCGGCACGTGGAGCGCTGCTCGGTGCTCGTGCATGTGCTGGACTGCGCGACGCTGGAATCGGACCGGGACCCGCTCACCGACCTCGATGTGATCGAGGACGAGCTCGCGCAGTACGGCGGCCTGGACAACCGGCCGCGGCTGGTCGTGCTGAACAAGACGGATATCCCCGAGGGGCAGGATCTCGCCGAAATCGTGCGCCCCGATCTCGAAGCGCGAGGTCTTCGCGTATTCGAGGTTTCCGCGGTGTCCAGAAAAGGTCTGAAGGATCTTTCCTACGCGCTCGCCGCGCGGGTCGCCGAAGCGCGGGCGGCGAAGCCGAAGGAGACCACGACGCGCGTGGTCATCCGGCCGAAGGCGGTCGATGACGCGGGCTTCACGGTGACCATGGAAGGCGAGGGGCTCTACCGGGTCAGGGGCGACAAGCCGGAACGCTGGGTGCGGCAGACCGATTTCACCAATGACGAGGCCGTGGGGTATCTCGCCGACCGCCTGAACCGGCTCGGGGTCGAGGAGGAGCTGCTCAAGGCCGGGGCCAGGGAAGGCGACGGGGTGGCGATCGGCGGCGATGACGACGCCGTGGTCTTCGACTGGGAGCCCTCGATGACCGGCGGCGCGGAGATGCTGGGCCGGCGTGGCGAGGATCACCGGATGACCCCGCTGCGCCCGGCGGCCTCGCGGCGGCGGGACCGGGAGGCGCAGCGCCTCGACGAAGCACAGCGGGAATTTGAGGAATTCACGCCTTTCGACTGA